The window AGAATGCCACAAGTGGCTCTGTAGCTGTGGGTGCTGTACTAACGGCAACTGATACTAATGGTACTGCTGAATGGCGGATTCCTGCTTCTCAAACAGCTGTAGGAGGTGTCGTAGGAGGTGCTGGAATTAATATTCCTTTTGCTAATGACGGTACTTATAAATACACAGGAAGGTATGTCACATTGCCTCCGGGAAAATGGGCGGTTACCATTACTCAGCTGGCACAAACTGTGGGTAATCTGGATAATGATGACTGGATGTTTGTGAGAAGTACTTTTGGAGAAGGGAATGTTGCGGTAGGCGCTGCACTTACACGATCTAATGATGTAAGAGGTCCTTCATTGATGAGTTTCAGAGTACAAGGACCTGCTTCTGCAGGGCATACCCAACAGTTTGATGTATTTCAGGGAACGATTATTATTGAAAATACAACCTCATCAGATAAAACCTATAGATATATTGCTGGAAATACAGTGACAGGTGGGGGACCTAACAGTACAACTGTGATATCACGATTTGGAGACACATGGTCAGAGAGCTCCATTTTTGCAACAGCTATTAAATAGTAAGAGAAAGAGGATATTTTATTTTTATGGTTGTTGACAGGCAGGGATATACTGGATTTTCCACATCCCTGCCTATTTAAATCACAGTTTAAGTGATGTATCCTGTAATTAAGCAAAATATAAGACAATGGCATTGGATTTAAAAAACATTCACATTGGAAGCGTGATTCAGTCACATGTAGAACAAAATGAATTTGAAATGACAAGGATATGTAAGTTTATGCGGTCTTCAGAAAAGGAAATAGAGGTAATGTATCTGCAGAAAGATCTTCCAACAGATGTATTATTAAGATGGAGCAAGCTGTTACAATATGATTTTTTTCGGGTTTATTCCCAGTATTTGATACTATTTGCACCCCAAAAAAGTAGCGTACAGACAAAAGAGGATAAAAAAAGTGTCCTCCCTCAGTTTAGAAAAAACCTGTATACTCAGGAAATAATTGATTTTATTCTTGAGCTTATCCGTACCGGTAAAAGAACAAAAAAACAAGTAATGGAAGAATATAACATTCCAAAATCAACTTTGTATAAATGGCTTGAAAAATATTAATGAAGATCTATAAGGATAATTATGTAATGGAAATATAATAATATGTTATATGAAATATTCAAAGCCCAATTATAAAAAGATCTTCCATGATCTGTTGGTATTAAAATTCCCTGATAAAAGGGAGCAATGTTTATTTTTTTTAAATAAAAAGGAGCTTTCCAGACTGGATGTAATAAAGCTTAATAAGATAATATTTGGAGAAAACACTACAGAAAACTTAAATGGAAGAAA of the Chryseobacterium viscerum genome contains:
- a CDS encoding helix-turn-helix domain-containing protein, whose amino-acid sequence is MALDLKNIHIGSVIQSHVEQNEFEMTRICKFMRSSEKEIEVMYLQKDLPTDVLLRWSKLLQYDFFRVYSQYLILFAPQKSSVQTKEDKKSVLPQFRKNLYTQEIIDFILELIRTGKRTKKQVMEEYNIPKSTLYKWLEKY